One Planctomycetota bacterium genomic region harbors:
- a CDS encoding right-handed parallel beta-helix repeat-containing protein → MRKVIWSVLTFCIILLAIADKPKSATVAFYVAQDGNDAWSGKIASPNQEKTDGPFATLQKACNALRETKKNQDSPVTISIRNGTYFLSEPLVFSPEDSGADESPVTFNAYMDEKPIISGGRIITGWKKAALNGKDISMTEIPDVKSGKWFFHQLWINGQRRSRARYPDKGYLKLASVPNKTPQSQWTDGQISFGFHHDDLKTIQNTKDTEVLLMNRWIESHLPVSAIDHEKNLITFTARTVFLPDVNDLYYVEHSPDILDSPGEWYLDRERGILYYYPLPGEDINNAAVIAPVIPQLVKLSGNPESGKFIRHITFSGLTFSHTEWRLAPETSGFCQAAFGVPGAVYAEGMQNCGFENCEISHIGTYGLEFSRGNANNVVTNCDIFDLGAGGIKIGECGCRENPAEQTHDTGISNCRIHDGGVIFHSAIGVWIGQSYNNTLKHNLIHDFYYSGISIGWTWGYGKSLANNNKVESNHVHNIGIKSGEATPILSDMAGIYTLGIQPGTVIRNNLFHDIGALQYGGWGIYFDEGSTGIVAEKNIVYNTTHGGFHQHYGKENIIRNNIFAFGRDQQLQFTRPEPHLRFTFEKNIIYWNGGKLIEGNISDFQFAFDKNIYWNENAGKFVFGGFPWEAWQGKGMDTNSLIENPLFVNPKKYDFTLNPKSPALKLGFEPIPIDKIGIIKNK, encoded by the coding sequence ATGAGAAAAGTTATCTGGAGCGTGTTGACCTTCTGTATTATACTCCTGGCAATAGCGGATAAACCTAAATCGGCAACTGTGGCATTCTACGTGGCACAGGACGGCAATGACGCCTGGTCCGGTAAAATTGCTTCTCCTAACCAGGAAAAAACAGACGGCCCATTCGCCACCCTGCAAAAGGCATGCAATGCCCTGCGCGAAACCAAAAAGAACCAGGATTCCCCTGTTACCATATCAATCCGCAACGGAACCTACTTCCTATCCGAACCTTTGGTTTTCAGCCCGGAAGATTCCGGCGCTGATGAGTCACCGGTTACATTCAATGCCTACATGGATGAAAAGCCTATAATAAGCGGCGGGCGGATTATTACCGGATGGAAGAAAGCCGCCTTAAACGGAAAAGATATCTCGATGACAGAAATTCCCGACGTCAAATCCGGCAAATGGTTTTTCCATCAACTCTGGATAAATGGCCAACGCCGCTCCCGCGCGCGTTATCCGGACAAGGGCTACCTTAAATTAGCGTCCGTCCCGAACAAAACTCCCCAGTCACAGTGGACAGACGGGCAAATTTCCTTCGGGTTCCATCACGACGACCTGAAAACCATCCAAAACACCAAGGATACTGAAGTACTCCTGATGAACCGCTGGATAGAATCCCATCTACCGGTTTCAGCCATTGACCATGAGAAAAACCTAATCACTTTTACCGCCCGAACCGTATTCCTGCCGGATGTAAACGACCTCTATTATGTCGAACACTCTCCTGACATACTGGATTCTCCGGGCGAATGGTATCTTGACCGCGAACGAGGAATTCTTTACTATTATCCCTTGCCCGGCGAAGACATTAATAATGCTGCGGTGATTGCACCGGTCATTCCGCAACTCGTTAAATTGTCGGGAAATCCAGAATCCGGCAAATTTATTCGGCATATTACCTTTTCCGGCTTGACTTTCAGCCATACGGAATGGCGGCTGGCGCCGGAAACGAGCGGCTTCTGCCAAGCGGCTTTCGGTGTGCCCGGCGCCGTTTACGCGGAAGGAATGCAGAACTGCGGGTTTGAAAACTGTGAGATATCACATATCGGAACCTATGGGCTGGAATTCTCCCGCGGTAATGCGAATAACGTAGTCACAAACTGTGATATTTTTGATTTAGGCGCAGGCGGAATAAAAATAGGCGAATGTGGTTGCCGGGAAAACCCTGCTGAACAGACCCATGATACTGGAATCTCTAACTGCCGTATCCATGATGGGGGAGTAATCTTCCACAGCGCTATCGGCGTATGGATTGGGCAAAGTTATAATAACACGCTTAAGCATAACCTGATTCACGATTTTTATTATTCCGGCATCTCCATCGGATGGACATGGGGTTATGGCAAATCACTGGCTAACAATAACAAAGTGGAGTCTAACCATGTGCACAATATCGGCATCAAATCAGGAGAAGCCACACCCATCTTAAGCGATATGGCCGGCATCTACACGCTCGGTATCCAGCCCGGCACCGTAATAAGAAATAACCTGTTCCATGATATCGGCGCACTTCAGTATGGCGGCTGGGGCATTTACTTTGATGAAGGAAGCACCGGCATCGTGGCAGAAAAGAATATCGTTTATAACACCACGCACGGCGGATTCCACCAGCATTACGGAAAAGAAAACATCATACGAAACAATATATTCGCTTTTGGACGCGACCAGCAACTGCAATTCACCCGGCCGGAGCCGCACCTGAGATTCACCTTTGAAAAGAACATCATTTACTGGAATGGCGGCAAGCTTATCGAAGGCAATATCAGCGATTTCCAATTCGCCTTTGACAAAAATATCTACTGGAATGAAAACGCAGGGAAATTCGTTTTCGGCGGATTTCCATGGGAAGCCTGGCAGGGAAAAGGAATGGACACAAACTCTCTAATCGAAAACCCGCTCTTTGTTAATCCCAAGAAATACGATTTTACGCTTAACCCGAAATCCCCGGCCTTAAAACTCGGCTTTGAACCAATCCCGATCGATAAAATCGGGATAATTAAAAATAAATAA